GCTACTGATGTAAAAGATAAAACAAAAGAAAAAGTAGAAGCTGCTAAAACTGATGTTAAGGCTGATACTAAAAAAGTAGAAGAAAAAGCGGCAGATGTAAAAGATGATGCTAAAAAAGTAATTAAAAAAGTAGAAACTAAGGTAGAAGATAAAGTTGAAGCTGTAAAAGACAAAGTAGAAGAAAAGAAATAATATAAAAAATATTAAAGACTATTGAGAACTTAATTATTAAGACTTTCAATAGTCTTTTTTCATAGAAGTATATACATCCATTGAGAAAAGGAAATAATAAGAAAAAAGTTATATTCTTAACTTAATAAGAACAATGGAGGTGTATATATGGAAATTAAAAAATTATTGGTTAAAGATTTGATGAATGGCAAGTTTGAGCTTTTTTTGACTACATATATCAAACAAAAAAATATCTAATTAAAGTCCCAAAGGGCTTTGTAACTGATTATGCAAGCATACCTAAATTATTGAGAATCATAATTCTTCCCTATGGAAAACATAGTGGAGCAAGTGTGGTTCATGATTGGTTATATTCTTCTAATTGTGACTTAGATATAAGTAGAGAAAAGGCAGATAGAATATTCTTAGAGATTTTAAAAGAGGAAAAAGTTAATTTTTTCCTGAGAAATCTCATGTATTTTGCAGTAAGAAAATTTGGTAGAAGCAGATTTAGAAATGGAGTTTAATCACTCCATTTTTTTGTAAAATGAACCACTTGCTATGTAAGTGGTTCAGAAAAGCCAGAAGGCTATGATGTGATATTAATTCTCCTTTGATATAATAAAGAAAGTCTGCCAAAACCAACTAAAAAATCAAAGGAGGTCTATATGGATAAAAATAGTTTAACATATACAAAGTGAAATTGTAAATATTATATAGTATTTACACCAAAATACAGAAGGCAAGTAATATATGAGAAATTAAGAAAAGATATAGTGCAATGTTAAGAAAACTTTGTGAATTTAAAGGAGTAGAAATAATAGAAGTAAGCATATACATATATTAGTGAGTATAGCAACACTTCAAGAGTTTATATTAAAGTATATTTTTATCAAAAAAAATGATAAAATATATATGAAATATAGTGTTAAATGTAATGAAAGTTGAGGAAATTTTATGAAAATATCTGATATTATAAAGAAATCAACTATAAGTTCAAATTTAAACATAAAAAGTAATTTAATTTTTCCTTTAGACATCAATATAGATCAAATTGATATTAATGAAATAGAGGGAGAGTTTATTTATTTTGAAGATAATAAAAAAATTATTGGAAATATAAGTAAAAATTTAATAGCTTATTTACAGAATAAGAAAATTCATAATTTTTTTCCTGATATTATGGATAAAATTAAAGAAGGTATTATAGCAATTGATGAAAATGGGAAAATATTTTATGCTAATAAAAATTACTCTAAAATATTAGGAATACCTTTGTATCATATTATAGGGAAATATATTCAAGATATAGAAAAAGAAGCATCTATTATAAAAGTTCTTAGTACTCATAAAGAAATATTTAAAAAAAATAACTATATAAAATCTCTTAATAAATATGTTGATGTAAAAATATTGCCTCTATTCATTAAAAATGAATTTAAAGGAGCTATTTCAATTTTTAATGATATTACTGAAATAACAAATTTAAATAAAGAGGTTATAAGAATTTCAAGTGTAGCAGAAGAATATAACCAGAAACTAGAACTTATTAAAGAACTAAAAAATTCTAAGATAGTTGGTGAAGACCCTAAATACTTAGAACTTATCACAAAAGCACTTATTGTTTCTAAAACAGATGTAACAGTTCTTATTTTAGGGGAAAATGGAGTTGGAAAAGATGTTTTAAGTAATTTCATACATAATAATAGTAAGAGGGCTAGTAAACCATTTATTACATTAAATTGTGCAACAATTCCAGAGAGTTTGATTGAAAGTGAATTATTTGGTTATGAAGGAGGCTCTTTTACTGGTGCTAAACAAAAGGGAAAGATTGGTAAATTTCAGTTAGCAGATCAAGGAACAATTTTTTTAGATGAAATTGGAGATATGAGTTTTGCTATGCAAGCAAAGTTATTACGAACTTTAGAAACTGGTGAAATTGAAAAAATAGGAAATGAATCAAATATTAAAGTTGATGTTAGAGTTATTGCAGCGACTAATCAAAATTTAGAGAAGAAGATAGAAGAGGG
The sequence above is a segment of the Fusobacterium simiae genome. Coding sequences within it:
- a CDS encoding sigma-54 interaction domain-containing protein; its protein translation is MKISDIIKKSTISSNLNIKSNLIFPLDINIDQIDINEIEGEFIYFEDNKKIIGNISKNLIAYLQNKKIHNFFPDIMDKIKEGIIAIDENGKIFYANKNYSKILGIPLYHIIGKYIQDIEKEASIIKVLSTHKEIFKKNNYIKSLNKYVDVKILPLFIKNEFKGAISIFNDITEITNLNKEVIRISSVAEEYNQKLELIKELKNSKIVGEDPKYLELITKALIVSKTDVTVLILGENGVGKDVLSNFIHNNSKRASKPFITLNCATIPESLIESELFGYEGGSFTGAKQKGKIGKFQLADQGTIFLDEIGDMSFAMQAKLLRTLETGEIEKIGNESNIKVDVRVIAATNQNLEKKIEEGSFREDLYYRLSIITLEIPPLRERNHDIILLINSYLNYYNKKYNKNLNISTKAYSALLEYNWPGNIRELKNCIEHAVILTNGDCIYLENLPKKFQNKALEDKFVTLEELLNKKEKEILLNSLISNNWNKEKVAKILGIGQRTLYRKIKKYEIKLP